A window of Bombina bombina isolate aBomBom1 chromosome 5, aBomBom1.pri, whole genome shotgun sequence genomic DNA:
ttaatatctctgaagggcccctaacccaatctgagggagccagggaggttttgtctgagggagaaattactgatttagggaacatttctcagcaggctgaatctgatgtgattacatttaaatttaagttggaacatctccgcattttgcttaaggaggtattatccactctggatgattgtgaaaatttggtcatcccagagaaactatgtaaaatggacaagttcctagaggtgccggggctcccagaagcttttcctatacccaagcgggtggcggacattgttaataaagaatgggaaaggcccggtattcctttcgtccctccccccatatttaaaaaattgtttcctatggtcgaccccagaaaggacttatggcagtcagtccccaaggtcgagggagcggtttctactttaaacaaacgcaccactatacccatagaggatagttgtgctttcaaagatcctatggataaaaaattagaaggtttgctcaaaaagatgtttgttcagcagggttaccttctacaacccatttcatgcattgtccctgtcactacagctgcatatttctggtttgatgaactgataaaggtgctcgatagtgattctcctccttatgaggagattatggacagaatcaatgctctcaaattggctaatgctttcactctagacgccactttgcaattggctaggttagcggctaagaattctgggtttgctattgtggcgcgcagagcgctttggttgaaatcttggtcggctgatgcgtcttccaagaacaagctactaaacattcctttcaaggggaaaacgctgtttggtcccgacttgaaagagattatctctgatatcactgggggtaagggccacgcccttcctcaggatcggccgttcaaggcaaaaaatagacctaattttcgtccctttcgtaaaaacggaccagcccaaagtgctacgtcctctaagcaagagggtaatacttctcaggccaagccagcttggagaccaatgcaaggctggaacaagggaaagcaggccaagaaacctgccactgctaccaagacagcatgaaatattggcccccgatccgggaccggatctggtggggggcagactctctctcttcgctcaggcttgggcaagagatgttctggatccttgggcgctagaaatagtctcccagggttatcttctggaattcaagggacttcccccaagggggaggttccacaggtctcagttgtcttcagaccacataaaaagacaggcgttcttacattgtgtagaagacctgttaaaaatgggagtgattcatcctgttccattaagagaacaagggatggggttctactccaatctgttcatagttcccaaaaaagagggaacgttcagaccaatcttagatctcaagatcttaaacaaatttctcaaggtcccatcgttcaagatggaaaccattcgaactatccttccttccatccaggaaggtcaattcatgaccacggtggatttaaaggatgcgtatctacatattcctatccacaaggaacatcatcggttcctaaggtttgcattcctggacaaacattaccagtttgtggcgcttcctttcggattagccactgctccaaggattttcacaaaggtactagggtcccttctagcggtgctaagaccaaggggcattgcagtagtaccctacctggacgacattctgattcaagcgtcgtcccttcctcgagcaaaggctcacacggacatcgtcctggcctttctcagatctcacggctggaaagtgaacgtggaaaagagttctctatccccgtcaacaagggttcccttcttgggaacaattatagactcctcagaaatgaggatttttctaacagaggccagaaaaacaaaacttctggactcttgtcggatacttcattccgttcctcttccttccgtagctcagtgcatggaagtgatcgggttgatggtagcggcaatggacatagtcccttttgcgcgcattcatctaagaccattacaactgtgcatgctcagtcagtggaatggggactatacagacttgtctccaaagatacaagtaaatcagaggaccagagactcactccgttggtggctgtccctggacaacctgtcacaagggatgacattccgcagaccagagtgggtcattgtcacgaccgacgccagtctgatgggctggggcgcggtctggggatccctgaaagctcagggtctttggtctcgggaagaatctcttctaccgataaatattctggaactgagagcgatattcaatgctctcaaggcttggcctcagctagcgaggaccaagttcatacggtttcaatcagacaacatgacgactgttgcgtacatcaaccatcaggggggaacaaggagttccctagcgatggaagaagtgaccaagattattctatgggcggagtctcactcctgccacctgtctgctatccacatcccgggagtggaaaattgggaagcggattttctgagtcgtcagacattgcatccgggggagtgggaactccatccggaaatctttgcccaagtcactcagctgtggggcattccagacatggatctaatggcctctcgtcagaacttcaaagttccctgttacgggtccagatccagggatcccaaggcggctctagtggatgcactagtagcaccttggaccttcaaactagcttatgtgttcccgccgtttcctctcatccccaggctggtagccaggatcaatcaggagagggcgtcggtgatcttgatagctcctgcgtggccacgcaggacttggtatgcagatctggtgaatatgtcatcggctccaccttggaagctacctttgagacgagaccttcttgttcagggtccgttcgaacatccgaatctggtttcactccagctgactgcctggagattgaacgcttgattttatcgaagcgaggtttctcagattctgttatcgatactcttgttcaggccagaaagcctgtaactagaaagatttaccacaaaatttggaaaaaatatatctgttggtgtgaatctaaaggattcccttgggacaaggttaagattcctaggattctatccttccttcaagaaggattggaaaaaggattatcggcaagttccctgaagggacagatttctgccttgtcggtgttacttcacaaaaagctggcagctgtgccagatgttcaagcttttgttcaggctctggttagaattaagcctgtttacaaacccttgactcctccttggagtctcaatttagttctttcagttcttcagggggttccgtttgaacccttacattccgttgatattaagttattatcttggaaagttttgtttttagttgcaatttcttctgctagaagagtttcagaattatctgctctgcagtgttcccctccttatctggtgttccatgcagataaggtggttttacgtactaaacctggttttcttccaaaagttgtttctaacaaaaacattaaccaggagattatcgtaccttctctgtgtccgaaaccagtttcaaagaaggaacgtttgttgcacaatttggatgttgttcgcgctctaaaattctatttagatgctacgaaggattttagacaaacatcttccttgtttgttgtttactcaggtaaaaggagaggtcaaaaagctacttctacctctctctctttttggattaaaagcatcatcagattggcttacgagactgccggacggcagcctcccgaaagaatcacagctcattccactagggctgtggcttccacatgggccttcaagaacgaggcttctgttgatcagatatgtagggcagcgacttggtcttcactgcacacttttaccaaattttacaagtttgatacttttgcttcttctgaggctatttttgggagaaaggttttgcaagccgtggtgccttccatttaggtgacctgatttgctccctcccttcatccgtgtcctaaagctttggtattggttcccacaagtaaggatgacgccgtggaccggacacacctatgttggagaaaacagaatttatgtttacctgataaatttctttctccaacggtgtgtccggtccacggcccgccctggttttttttttttaatcaggtctgataatttattttctttaactacagtcaccacggtaccatatggtttctcctatgcaattattcctccttaacgtcggtcgaatgactggggtaggcggagcctaggagggatcatgtgaccagctttgctgggctctttgccatttcctgttggggaagagaatatcccacaagtaaggatgacgccgtggaccggacacaccgttggagaaagaaatttatcaggtaaacataaattctgtttttactgggATCGAACTAGTGACCTTTCAGTGTCAAAATGTATCATTTAAGGGGTTTTAACCCACTCAGCTATTAAAATAGTTCAGAATAATCTAAGGAAATTAAAAAAGATACATAAACAATCTGAATTCCAAGCACTAGAACAACTTGAGAAAGATTAAAATCTGGTAATAAAACCTGCCGATAAAGGTATTGTCATCATGAATAAAGAAAATTATGTTAGACAATTAAATGATGTCAAAACATACGAGAAATTGAAGAGTAATCCCCTGATACTTTTTAAAGATAGATTTACCAATTTTCTCAAAAAGGGACTAGAATCAACTATATTAAATAAAAGGGAATTTGATTTTATAAACATACATCCAAAGGTTCCAACCTTTTATATATTGCCAAAAgtacataaatatactgtacatccccctgggagaccaattgtctctgggGTAGATTCCTTAACTAGTAATCTATCTGCATATTTAGATAAACTTTTACAAACATATGTTGTTGACACCAAAGCCTATTTAAAGGACACATTAAACATATTACAAATTTTAGATAATATCCAATGGGAAAAAGATTGGTGGTTAGTATCAGCAGATGTTACATTTTTATACACTaatattaacaaagaaaaaaaaggaattaaGGCTGTCAAGAGCATTTTAGAGAAAGATGGTCATTTGGATCGAGCACAGATAGATTATATCTTAGAAAGCATTAGAATTATCTTAGAAACcaactttttttttggtttgaagataaattttctttcatgtaattagcaagagtccatgagctagtgacgtatgggatatacattcctaccaggaggggcaaagtttcccaaaccttaaaatgcctataaatacacccctcaccacacccacaattcagttttacaaactttgcctccgatggaggtggtgaagtaagtttgtgctagattctacgttgatatgcgctccgcagcaagttggagcccggttttcctctcagcgtgcagtgaatgtcagagggatgtgaggagagtattgcctatttgaatgcagtgatctccttctacggggtctatttcataggttctctgttatcggtcgtggagattcatctcttacctcccttttcagatcgacgatatactcttatatataccattacctctgctgattctcgtttcagtactggtttggctatctgctatatgtagatgagtgtcctggggtaagtaagtcttattttctgtgacactccaagctatggttgggcactttgtttataaagttctaaatatatgtattcaaacatttatttgccttgactcagaatgttcaactttccttatttttcagacagtcagtttcatatttgggataatgcattttaatttaacatattttaccttaaaatttgactttttccctgtgggctgttaggctcgcgggggctgaaaatgcttcattttattgcgtcatttttggcgcggacttttttggcgcaaaaattctatttccgtttccggcgtcatacgtgtcgccggaagttgcgtcattctttgacgttattttgcgccaagaatgtcggcgttccggatgtggcgtcatttttggcgccaaaagcatttaggcgccaaataatgtgggcgtcttttttggcgctaaaaaatttgggcgtcatttttgtctccacattatttaagtctcattatttattgcttctggttgctagaagcttgttcactggcatttttttcccattcctgaaactgtcatttaaggaaattgatcaattttgctttatatgttgttttttctattacatattgcaagatgttccacgttgcaactgagtcagaagttactacaggaaaatcactgcacagtgctggagctaccaagctaagtctgctataaacttttggtatctgtttctccagctgttatttgtattgcatgtcatgtcaaacttattaatgcagataaaatttcctttagtactgttacattacctgttgctgttccgtcaacatctaattttcagagtgttcctgataacataagagattttatttattttaaatccattaagaaggctatgtctgttatttctccttctagtatacataaaagtcttttaaaacttctctttttttcagatgaatttttaaatgaacatcatcattttgatgctgataaatctttgtatttgtccaagatggaatttattcgttctttacttaaagaagtgttatttgcattagaaatagaggattctggtcctcttgatactaaatgtaaacgtttaaataaggtagttattccagaagtgttttatctccctgatgctatttctgaagtaatttccagggaatggaataatttgggtaatttatttactccttctagacgtttaagcaaattatatcctgtgccatctgacagattagagttttttgggacaaaaatccctaaggttatggggctgtctctactcctgctaatgtactactattcctatggcagatagtacttcatttaaggatcctttagataggaaaattgaatcctttctaagaaaagcttacttatgttcaggtaatcttcttagacctgctatatttttagcggctgttgctgcagcttcaactttttggttagaagctttagcgcaacaagtaacagatcataattttatagcattattattattctataacatgctaataattttattggtgataccatcttttgatatcattagagttgatgtcaggtatatgtctctagctattttagctagaaaagctttatggattaaacttggaatactgacatgtcttctaagtcaactttgctttccctttctttccagggtaaataatcatttcgttcctttcctcacaacaaggaacaaaagcctgatccttcatcctcaggagcggtttcagtttggaaactatttccagtttggaatatatccgagctttatagaaacctatagccagctcctaagtacctatgaaggtgcggcccttattccagctcagctggtatggggcagattacgttttcttcaaagaaatttggatcaattccgttcttaatctctggtttcagaaacattgtttcagaaaggtacagaattggcttcaagttaaggcctcctgctaagagattcttttctttcccgtgtcccagttaacacagcaaggctcagcatttctgaaatgtgtttcagatctagagttggctggagtatttatgccagttccagttctggaacaggggctggggttttattttatctcttcattgtaccaaagaaggtcaattccttcagaccagttctggatctatcattattgaatcgttatgttaggataccaacattcaagatggttactgtaggactatcctgccttttgtttagcaagggcattatatgtctacaatagatttacaggatgtgtatctgcatattccgattcatccagattacttttagtgtctgagattctctttttagacaagcattaccagttttgtggctctaccgtttggcctagcctcagttccaagaatttttttcaaaggttctcggtgcccttctttctgtattcagagaatagggttttggtatttccttatttggacgatatcttggtacttgctcagtcttctcattttcgtagaatctcatacgaatcgacttgtgttgtttcttcaagttcatggttggaggatcaatttaccaatcagttcattgattcctcagacaagagtaacctttttaggtttctagataaattcagtgtctatgactctgtccttgtcagtcaagagaagtttaacattgatatcagcttgtcaaaaccttcagtcacaatcattccctttggtagccttatgcatggaaatgttgggtcttaggactgccgcatcagatgcgatctcctttgctcgttttcacatgcgacctcttcagctctgtatgctgaaccaatggtgcagggattactcaaagatatctcaattaatatctttaaaccgattttatgacactctctgacatggtggacagatcaccatcgtttagttcagggggcttctttgttcttccgacctggactataatctcaacagatgctagttttacaggttggggagctgtgtgggggtatctgacggcacaaggggtttgggaatctcaggaggtgagatttccgatcaatattttggaactccgtgcaattttcagagctcttcagtcttggcctcttccgaagagagagttgttcatttgttttcagataagacaatgtcacatctgtggcatacatcaatcatcaaggagggactcacagtcctctggctatgaaagaagtatctcgaattttggtttgggcggaatccagctcctgtctaatctctgcggtttatatcccaggtatggacaattggaaagcggattatctcagtcgccaaacgttgcatccgggcgaatggtctcttcacccagaggtatttcttcagattgttcaaatgtgggaacttccagaaatagatctgatggcttctcatctaaacaagaaacttcccaggtatctgtccagatcccgggatcctcaggcggaggcagtggatgcattttcacttccttggaagtatcatcctgcctatatctttccgcctctagttcttcttccaagagtaatctccaagattctgaaggaatgctcgtttgttctgctggtagctccggcatggcctcacaggttttggtatgaggatcttgtccggatggcctcttgccaaccgtggactcttccgttaagaccagaccttttgtctcaaggtccttttttccatcaggatctgaaatccttaaatttaaaggtatggagattgaacgcttgattcttggtcaaagaggtttctctgactctgtgattaatactatgttacaggctcgtaaatctgtatccagagagatatattatagagtctggaagacttatatttcttggtgtctttctcatcatttttcttggcattcttttagaataccgagaatattacaatttcttcaggatggtttagataagggt
This region includes:
- the LOC128660858 gene encoding lamina-associated polypeptide 2, isoforms alpha/zeta-like, with amino-acid sequence MDKFLEVPGLPEAFPIPKRVADIVNKEWERPGIPFVPPPIFKKLFPMVDPRKDLWQSVPKVEGAVSTLNKRTTIPIEDSCAFKDPMDKKLEGLLKKMFVQQGYLLQPISCIVPVTTAAYFWFDELIKVLDSDSPPYEEIMDRINALKLANAFTLDATLQLARLAAKNSGFAIVARRALWLKSWSADASSKNKLLNIPFKGKTLFGPDLKEIISDITGGKGHALPQDRPFKAKNRPNFRPFRKNGPAQSATSSKQEGNTSQAKPAWRPMQGWNKGKQAKKPATATKTA